In bacterium, the following proteins share a genomic window:
- a CDS encoding MFS transporter — protein MAELVRNDRKTIFGWAMYDWANSAFITTLGAVVAPFFASVIVPEEGWNGWSAETIWAAVVSIGSTILFLSMPILGAIADFNSARRRFLRNCAVAGGILALVLPFVPDGAVPWFLVIAVTAHIGFVAANVFYDAFLPGLTTEDTIDRVSSKGYAFGYVGGGLYLALGLALILSSGDGGFTGLSTSGAARVVIFGSGLWWMGFAAYALRRLPEVGEASQLPSRYRGMRPWRAYAAIGFGRTIRTARKLVGYPQLLLFVVAFLFYNDGTQTVINISGSYAAETLDLELAEISTAFLIVQFVAFGGALFFGMLADRIGAKRAIIWSLVGWTLIVVAAYFLPAGQAMPFYIIAVVVGWVLGGVQALSRSLYASMIPEQAAAEFFGFYSVFSKFSAIWGPLVFSVVSHRTGSGRPAVLSIVAFFVIGGFLLARVNVDEARASAKEWTAG, from the coding sequence TTGGCCGAACTGGTGCGAAACGACCGCAAGACCATCTTCGGCTGGGCCATGTACGACTGGGCCAACTCTGCCTTCATCACCACTCTCGGGGCGGTGGTCGCTCCGTTCTTCGCCTCGGTGATCGTGCCGGAGGAAGGATGGAACGGCTGGTCGGCCGAGACCATCTGGGCGGCGGTGGTGTCCATCGGCTCCACGATCCTGTTCCTGAGCATGCCGATCCTCGGGGCGATCGCCGATTTCAACTCGGCCAGGCGCAGATTCCTCCGCAACTGCGCCGTGGCGGGGGGAATCTTGGCGCTGGTGCTGCCTTTCGTACCCGACGGCGCGGTTCCCTGGTTCCTCGTGATAGCCGTCACCGCCCACATCGGGTTCGTGGCGGCCAACGTGTTCTACGACGCCTTCCTGCCGGGCCTGACCACGGAGGACACCATCGACCGGGTGTCCTCCAAGGGCTACGCGTTCGGCTACGTGGGCGGCGGGCTCTATCTGGCGCTGGGCCTGGCTCTGATCCTCTCCAGTGGCGACGGCGGCTTCACGGGGCTGTCGACCAGCGGTGCCGCCCGCGTCGTGATCTTCGGCTCCGGATTGTGGTGGATGGGGTTCGCGGCCTACGCCCTGCGCCGCCTGCCGGAGGTCGGCGAGGCCTCCCAGTTGCCCTCCCGCTACCGCGGGATGCGACCCTGGCGCGCATACGCGGCCATCGGCTTCGGCAGGACCATCCGCACGGCCAGGAAGCTGGTCGGGTACCCGCAACTGCTGCTGTTCGTGGTTGCCTTCCTCTTCTACAACGACGGCACCCAGACCGTGATCAACATCTCGGGGTCGTACGCAGCCGAGACCCTGGATCTCGAACTCGCGGAGATTTCCACGGCGTTTCTCATCGTCCAGTTCGTCGCCTTCGGGGGGGCACTCTTCTTCGGGATGCTGGCCGACCGGATCGGCGCGAAGCGGGCGATAATCTGGTCTCTGGTCGGCTGGACCCTCATCGTGGTGGCGGCCTACTTCCTGCCTGCCGGGCAGGCCATGCCGTTCTACATCATCGCCGTGGTGGTCGGATGGGTGCTCGGCGGCGTGCAGGCGCTGAGCCGTAGCCTGTACGCGTCGATGATTCCCGAGCAGGCCGCCGCCGAGTTCTTCGGCTTCTACAGCGTCTTCTCCAAGTTCTCGGCCATCTGGGGGCCGCTCGTGTTCAGCGTGGTGAGCCACCGGACCGGGTCCGGGCGCCCGGCCGTTCTCTCCATCGTGGCGTTCTTCGTGATCGGAGGCTTCCTGCTGGCGAGAGTGAACGTGGACGAGGCGCGGGCTTCGGCAAAGGAGTGGACCGCCGGCTGA
- a CDS encoding helix-turn-helix domain-containing protein: MYRELRKIRTDRGITLSQLSAMTGIAQPNLSRIETGRVDARYSTLARIARALGVKLVLSAPSVMTMSDVRLRMDEGRKRLAEHGIHGRDAEQRLAWKEERGIDTSVERRILG; the protein is encoded by the coding sequence ATGTATCGAGAGCTAAGGAAGATTCGCACCGATCGGGGCATCACGCTTTCGCAGTTGTCGGCGATGACAGGTATCGCTCAGCCCAACTTGTCGCGTATCGAAACAGGAAGGGTGGATGCCAGATACTCCACGCTGGCCCGCATCGCTCGTGCGTTGGGGGTGAAACTTGTGCTGTCTGCGCCGAGCGTTATGACTATGTCGGATGTCAGGCTCCGGATGGACGAGGGCAGGAAACGCCTTGCCGAACACGGCATTCATGGCCGTGATGCGGAGCAGAGACTGGCGTGGAAAGAGGAGCGCGGGATCGACACGAGCGTGGAGCGTCGGATCCTGGGGTGA
- a CDS encoding aldo/keto reductase, producing MLEYRTSHEEDALTINSPRRPLGGSELEVYPLALGTNTFGWTADEATSCAVLDAYHAAGGNFIDTADSYSAWVPGNEGGESETIIGRWMKKRGNRDDMVIATKVSHHPDYKGLAPATIRAAIEASFRRLGTDVIDLYYTHYDDPDTPLEESIGTLSELVDEGKVRYLGLSNYSAERLEEWARVTEAGGFHRPVALQQMYSLVERGVEETTLPIARREGWAFLPYYALAVGFLTGKYSSGQQVDSPRAGTASAYLNDQGRRILAVMEEVSGSHGVGLASVALAWVAAQPGVGAALAGVRNTEQLEPLIEFTTMTLTEDELAALDEVSR from the coding sequence TTGCTTGAATACCGGACATCACATGAGGAGGATGCCCTGACCATAAATTCGCCGCGACGACCACTAGGCGGCTCCGAGCTGGAGGTATACCCGCTGGCCCTGGGAACGAACACCTTCGGCTGGACGGCTGACGAGGCCACCTCGTGCGCGGTCCTCGACGCCTACCACGCAGCCGGCGGCAACTTCATCGACACCGCGGACTCGTACTCGGCCTGGGTGCCGGGAAACGAGGGAGGGGAGTCCGAGACCATCATCGGCCGGTGGATGAAGAAACGAGGCAACCGCGACGACATGGTGATCGCCACCAAGGTCAGCCACCATCCCGACTACAAGGGTCTGGCCCCCGCCACCATCAGGGCCGCCATCGAAGCCTCCTTCAGGCGTCTGGGCACGGACGTCATCGACCTCTACTACACCCACTACGACGACCCCGACACACCCCTCGAGGAGAGCATCGGAACCCTGTCGGAACTGGTGGATGAGGGCAAGGTGCGCTACTTAGGCCTCTCCAACTACTCGGCGGAACGCCTGGAGGAATGGGCGCGGGTCACGGAGGCCGGCGGCTTCCACCGCCCCGTCGCTCTGCAGCAGATGTACAGCCTGGTGGAGAGGGGTGTCGAGGAGACCACCCTCCCCATCGCTCGGCGAGAGGGATGGGCCTTCCTGCCCTACTACGCACTGGCCGTCGGCTTCCTGACCGGTAAGTACTCGTCGGGACAGCAAGTCGACAGCCCTCGGGCCGGCACCGCCTCCGCATACTTGAACGACCAGGGAAGACGCATCCTCGCCGTGATGGAGGAAGTATCCGGGTCCCACGGGGTCGGGCTTGCTTCCGTCGCGCTGGCATGGGTGGCTGCCCAGCCGGGTGTCGGGGCCGCGCTGGCGGGTGTTCGCAACACCGAGCAGCTGGAACCGCTGATCGAGTTCACGACAATGACGCTCACCGAGGACGAGTTGGCCGCGCTGGACGAGGTCTCCCGATAG
- a CDS encoding SMC family ATPase has product MRPLRISMKGFGAFREGTDIDLADVDLVALVGPTGSGKSTIIDAITFALYGTVARYENNRLVAPVINQTSNEARVALDIELDGQVLTAARIVRRTSGGGATTREARLERGASVLADDATSMSQEVEGILGLDVEQFNRTVVLPQGKFATFLHAKPSDRQSTLVRLLGMELYRRIGRAARRRAAQARNHVDALRPDFERETRELTDERRTALESRIKELDAANARIRTDRETITSLDAELRDLDGVIEQLDHQIDRMDAVTTPPGLAELAGRITDATRARVEAEDHRREMSKKRRLANEAVANGPDVAAVRLRLELHAELARRIQEHDEVVTRLDRAVQEYESAKRTADQVREKQAGLDRRVGEAREEEATARAARDVGTTDAQVEAWSRSHARHEAASKEARETAEAARSAEASIGPLQRALEQAESAAVKSSARLAELRGRDVVLGHVHLLEVGSDCPLCLQEVHEIPAHDMGAELPAAEADNERDLAASADAKQARDAAQAVLIQRRAGAHTATKTLRESESDIASIPPADQLAALRAQATGLTEAVSTAEGATRQAETAASGHRESATYIDALGSERIADQRVTGLSASETTLRTQVTTLRAGAAELPGRDELRAQLAEAEHLGATLKKADSGFNEAEARYERVTAELEEVNRSHARATEHLLASRDRVAAFGAPAIDTTDLVTAWAVLTDWTQDQTGAATTRRRTAVEQRTARMSSRSAAVSALRELCADVIEGVDPDTSVAELGEMLTTQRANSATELAHFDRRRDQLEQLRERIGALNDQAVVATHLGRLLRTDGFESWLMEAALEQLVDRATGRLFELSDGQYSLTLHKRDFAVRDHTNADEVRSARTLSGGETFLASLSLALAVADATAELAAEGAPRMESIFLDEGFGTLDPHTLDTVATAVEELGTTGRFVGIVTHIRELADRMPVRLEVTKTGGSATVERIET; this is encoded by the coding sequence ATGAGACCGCTGCGCATCTCGATGAAGGGCTTCGGGGCGTTCCGCGAGGGGACCGACATCGATCTCGCCGATGTGGACCTCGTCGCGCTGGTGGGGCCCACCGGGTCGGGCAAGTCCACGATCATCGACGCCATCACCTTCGCCCTCTACGGCACGGTCGCCCGCTACGAGAACAACCGTCTGGTGGCGCCGGTGATCAACCAGACCAGCAACGAGGCCCGGGTGGCGCTCGACATCGAACTCGACGGGCAGGTCCTGACGGCTGCCCGCATCGTGCGCAGGACTTCCGGCGGCGGGGCGACCACCAGGGAAGCACGCCTCGAGCGGGGCGCCAGTGTTCTCGCCGACGACGCCACCTCCATGTCTCAGGAGGTCGAGGGGATTCTGGGGCTGGATGTGGAGCAGTTCAACCGGACGGTCGTGCTCCCGCAGGGCAAGTTCGCCACCTTCCTCCACGCCAAGCCCAGCGACCGGCAATCCACTCTCGTCCGGCTACTCGGTATGGAGTTGTACCGGCGGATAGGCCGGGCAGCACGCCGGCGAGCCGCCCAGGCCCGCAATCACGTCGATGCGCTGCGACCGGACTTCGAGAGGGAGACCCGCGAACTCACCGACGAGCGGCGTACCGCTCTCGAGAGTCGCATCAAGGAACTGGACGCGGCGAATGCCCGGATCAGGACCGACAGAGAAACGATCACCTCCCTCGATGCCGAACTGCGCGACCTCGATGGCGTTATCGAACAACTCGACCACCAGATCGACCGGATGGACGCGGTCACCACACCGCCCGGCCTCGCCGAGTTGGCTGGTCGGATCACGGACGCGACCCGGGCTCGGGTCGAGGCGGAAGACCACCGCAGGGAGATGAGTAAGAAGAGACGACTTGCCAACGAGGCTGTCGCGAACGGTCCCGATGTCGCCGCCGTTCGCCTACGGCTGGAGCTTCACGCCGAACTAGCGCGACGGATCCAGGAGCACGACGAAGTCGTCACGCGACTCGACAGAGCGGTACAAGAGTACGAGTCGGCCAAGCGAACCGCCGATCAGGTCCGCGAGAAGCAGGCGGGACTAGACCGCCGCGTCGGCGAGGCCAGAGAAGAGGAAGCAACCGCTCGCGCGGCCCGCGATGTCGGTACCACGGACGCCCAGGTCGAAGCATGGTCGAGATCACACGCCCGCCATGAGGCTGCCTCCAAGGAAGCCCGTGAGACAGCCGAGGCCGCTCGGTCTGCCGAGGCATCGATCGGACCGCTCCAAAGGGCGCTCGAGCAAGCCGAATCGGCGGCTGTGAAGAGTTCGGCCCGGCTGGCCGAACTGCGAGGCCGAGACGTTGTCCTCGGGCACGTCCACCTGCTCGAGGTGGGTTCGGACTGCCCGCTGTGCCTCCAGGAAGTGCATGAAATCCCAGCTCACGACATGGGCGCGGAGTTGCCGGCGGCCGAAGCCGACAACGAGCGAGATCTCGCCGCCAGCGCTGACGCCAAGCAAGCACGCGACGCGGCACAAGCGGTCCTGATCCAGCGACGTGCCGGCGCCCACACGGCTACGAAGACCCTGAGAGAGTCCGAATCCGACATCGCTTCGATCCCGCCGGCCGACCAACTCGCGGCGCTACGGGCACAGGCAACCGGGTTGACCGAGGCCGTCAGCACCGCGGAGGGAGCGACCCGGCAGGCCGAAACCGCGGCAAGCGGGCACCGGGAGTCGGCGACCTACATCGACGCCCTCGGGAGTGAGCGCATCGCGGATCAGCGGGTAACCGGATTGTCCGCATCCGAAACCACCCTCCGAACACAGGTCACGACCCTCCGAGCCGGGGCCGCCGAGCTGCCCGGCAGGGACGAGTTGAGGGCCCAACTCGCGGAAGCCGAGCATCTAGGAGCCACCCTGAAGAAGGCGGATTCGGGCTTCAACGAGGCCGAAGCACGATACGAACGGGTAACTGCCGAACTGGAGGAAGTGAACCGTAGCCACGCGCGGGCAACCGAGCATCTGCTGGCCAGCCGGGACCGCGTCGCCGCTTTCGGCGCTCCGGCGATCGACACGACTGACCTGGTGACAGCCTGGGCGGTGCTGACCGACTGGACACAGGACCAGACCGGGGCGGCCACAACCAGACGTCGAACTGCGGTGGAGCAGCGGACCGCCAGAATGAGCAGCCGATCCGCGGCCGTCTCCGCCCTCAGGGAGCTGTGCGCCGATGTCATCGAAGGCGTCGATCCGGACACGTCGGTGGCGGAGTTGGGCGAGATGCTCACCACGCAACGAGCAAACTCCGCGACGGAACTCGCGCACTTCGACCGGCGACGCGACCAACTCGAGCAACTGCGGGAACGCATCGGCGCGCTGAACGACCAGGCCGTGGTAGCGACCCATCTGGGCCGGCTCCTACGCACCGACGGCTTCGAGAGCTGGCTGATGGAGGCGGCGCTCGAACAGTTGGTCGATCGGGCAACCGGACGCCTCTTCGAGCTGTCCGACGGCCAGTACTCGCTCACGCTCCACAAGCGCGATTTCGCGGTGCGGGATCACACCAACGCCGACGAGGTACGCAGCGCCCGGACCCTCTCCGGCGGCGAGACGTTCCTGGCGTCGCTGTCGCTTGCGCTGGCCGTGGCCGACGCCACTGCGGAACTGGCTGCCGAGGGCGCGCCGAGGATGGAATCGATCTTCCTCGACGAAGGATTCGGAACGCTCGACCCCCACACCCTCGACACCGTCGCCACCGCGGTCGAGGAACTCGGGACTACCGGGCGCTTCGTGGGGATCGTCACCCATATCCGGGAACTCGCCGACCGCATGCCGGTACGCCTAGAGGTAACCAAGACGGGGGGATCCGCCACCGTGGAACGGATCGAGACCTGA
- a CDS encoding SRPBCC family protein, whose translation MKITQEFQVAGTPAGVFAFFQDVASVAQCMPGAELTDDHGDGSYTGSVSVRLGPMTARFEGRATITSDPETMSGNIVGKGVDKRGGSRGNVTVDYALAASDGGTTVAVDADITISGTAAQFGRTGLLNQITQRLIQQFVDCLEAKLGAEDPEDAAAIEAGEVKGVSLVASTVGSSVKKGAKKLLGRD comes from the coding sequence ATGAAGATCACACAAGAGTTCCAGGTGGCCGGCACGCCCGCAGGCGTGTTCGCCTTCTTCCAGGACGTGGCATCGGTGGCCCAATGCATGCCGGGCGCCGAACTCACCGACGACCACGGCGACGGCAGCTACACCGGCTCGGTCTCAGTAAGGCTCGGCCCGATGACGGCTCGGTTCGAGGGCCGGGCCACCATCACGTCCGACCCGGAGACGATGTCCGGCAACATCGTCGGCAAGGGTGTGGACAAGCGGGGCGGTTCGCGAGGCAACGTGACCGTCGACTACGCGCTGGCGGCCTCGGATGGTGGCACCACGGTGGCCGTCGATGCCGACATCACGATTTCCGGCACCGCGGCGCAGTTCGGCCGCACCGGGCTCCTCAACCAGATCACCCAGCGCCTGATCCAGCAGTTCGTGGACTGCCTGGAGGCGAAGCTCGGGGCGGAGGATCCCGAGGATGCCGCCGCGATCGAGGCCGGCGAGGTGAAAGGCGTTTCCCTGGTGGCGTCCACGGTGGGCTCCAGCGTGAAGAAGGGCGCCAAGAAACTCCTCGGCCGGGACTAG
- a CDS encoding PQQ-dependent sugar dehydrogenase: MTAPLVLVLTLVACGAPEQPDVVTAPTTTTSTPTSTTAAPVLASTTTSVAMAEVDTTERRPEEAPEPTVTTSPTSTVAVPEVVTTTTLPPLRSLAYREVANLPFPIDLAPVPGTSLLLIASKEGRLWTYGDGGLADAPFLDISDRVRNRGEQGLLGFAFHPDYPDSGRLFVHYSALNGDTVLAEYAVTDDAVDPEGTVLFRLAQPAPNHNGGTVAFGPEGYLYLGLGDGGGANDQFGHGQDDRTPLGALLRFDVSVPGIASPADGNPFPAPDVWSIGLRNPWRFVIDHASGLIVIADVGQNHFEEVSVAPVAAAGLNYGWPITEGLHCFDPPTGCDASGLTLPVLEVPHTDSGTCSITGGVVYRGEEIPELYGHYLFSDYCGGYLRSFPIEESFDEPHDWTEQVGNAGQVVAFGTDHAGEVYVLTASGSVLRLIADRG; the protein is encoded by the coding sequence ATGACGGCACCGCTCGTTCTCGTATTGACGCTGGTGGCGTGCGGCGCTCCCGAGCAGCCCGATGTGGTTACGGCGCCGACCACTACGACGTCCACCCCTACGTCGACCACGGCGGCGCCCGTTCTGGCAAGCACGACGACTTCCGTGGCAATGGCCGAAGTAGACACCACGGAGCGGAGGCCGGAGGAGGCACCCGAGCCGACCGTCACGACCTCGCCTACGTCAACGGTGGCGGTTCCGGAGGTGGTGACCACCACGACCCTCCCGCCGCTCCGATCGCTGGCCTATCGCGAGGTGGCGAACCTACCGTTCCCGATCGATCTGGCGCCGGTGCCCGGAACCTCCCTGCTGTTGATCGCCTCGAAGGAAGGCCGCCTTTGGACGTACGGGGACGGCGGGCTCGCTGACGCGCCGTTCCTCGACATCAGCGATCGGGTCCGCAACCGGGGCGAGCAAGGCCTGCTGGGATTCGCCTTCCATCCCGACTACCCGGATTCCGGCCGCCTGTTCGTCCACTACTCGGCCCTCAACGGGGACACCGTCCTGGCGGAATACGCGGTTACGGACGATGCGGTGGACCCGGAGGGGACCGTGCTGTTCCGCCTTGCCCAGCCCGCCCCCAACCACAACGGCGGGACTGTCGCCTTCGGCCCCGAGGGCTACCTCTATCTGGGCCTCGGCGACGGGGGAGGGGCGAACGACCAGTTCGGCCACGGCCAGGACGACCGGACCCCCCTGGGCGCCCTGCTCCGGTTCGATGTCTCCGTGCCAGGTATCGCGTCTCCCGCCGACGGCAATCCCTTCCCCGCCCCGGATGTGTGGTCGATCGGCCTTCGCAATCCGTGGCGGTTCGTGATCGACCATGCGTCCGGCCTGATCGTCATCGCCGACGTGGGCCAGAACCACTTCGAGGAGGTGTCGGTAGCGCCGGTCGCTGCGGCCGGGTTGAACTACGGCTGGCCGATCACCGAAGGGCTCCACTGCTTCGATCCCCCCACGGGCTGCGATGCCTCAGGTCTCACCCTGCCGGTGCTCGAGGTTCCTCACACCGACTCCGGGACTTGCTCGATCACCGGGGGAGTGGTGTACCGGGGTGAGGAGATCCCCGAGTTGTACGGGCACTACCTGTTCTCCGACTACTGCGGGGGATACCTGCGCAGCTTCCCGATAGAGGAGTCCTTCGACGAGCCGCACGACTGGACCGAGCAGGTGGGCAACGCCGGCCAGGTGGTCGCCTTCGGCACGGATCACGCCGGAGAGGTGTACGTGCTCACCGCCTCCGGTTCGGTCCTCCGCCTGATAGCCGACCGCGGATGA
- a CDS encoding exonuclease SbcCD subunit D: protein MKLLHTSDWHVGKTIRGASRADEHTAVLAEIAHIAAREEVDLVIVAGDLFDSAAPSAEAESIVYRALLELADTGADVAVIAGNHDNPRRLRAVAPLLRLGQVHVVAEPTRPEDGGVIELRAGDGSDVRLAMLPFVSKRGIVRAKHLMTSQAFENAQHYSERLRLLIERLCEPFGADTVNLFTTHAFVLGGQAGGGERPAHLVEEYAITAPSFPVTIGYGALGHLHRPQSVRHPLHYCGSPLQLDFGEAEQVKQVNVVTLEPGTPADVNTVRLTAGRPLRTLTGTLEELTSAIVEDDAWLKVVVQGPGRAGLAQTVRELLGPGVVDVRVESPASDTRRRSLDHRSRSPQALFGEYLEYENIEDRRVRDLFGQLLDEQNDAPVGPGL, encoded by the coding sequence TTGAAACTCCTCCACACTTCGGACTGGCACGTAGGGAAGACGATCCGGGGAGCATCGCGGGCGGATGAACACACCGCCGTCCTGGCCGAGATCGCGCACATAGCGGCGCGTGAGGAGGTCGATCTGGTCATCGTGGCCGGCGACCTGTTCGACTCGGCTGCTCCGTCCGCCGAGGCGGAGAGCATCGTCTACCGAGCCCTCCTCGAGTTGGCCGACACCGGGGCCGACGTGGCCGTGATCGCCGGCAATCACGACAACCCCCGCCGGCTCCGGGCGGTCGCTCCCCTGCTGCGGCTCGGGCAGGTGCACGTGGTTGCCGAGCCGACTCGGCCCGAAGACGGCGGCGTCATCGAATTGCGCGCCGGTGACGGATCGGACGTGCGGTTGGCGATGCTTCCGTTCGTGTCCAAGCGCGGCATCGTGCGGGCCAAGCACCTAATGACAAGCCAGGCCTTCGAGAACGCCCAGCACTACAGCGAACGCCTGCGGCTCCTGATCGAACGACTGTGCGAGCCGTTCGGCGCCGACACCGTGAACCTGTTCACGACCCACGCCTTCGTGCTGGGCGGCCAGGCCGGAGGCGGTGAACGACCGGCTCATCTGGTCGAGGAGTACGCCATCACGGCACCGTCCTTCCCGGTGACGATCGGGTACGGCGCGCTCGGCCACCTCCACCGTCCGCAGAGCGTCAGGCACCCGCTCCACTACTGCGGTTCGCCGCTACAACTCGACTTCGGCGAGGCCGAGCAGGTCAAGCAGGTGAACGTTGTCACCCTCGAACCGGGAACGCCCGCCGATGTCAATACGGTGCGCCTTACGGCCGGCCGCCCGCTGCGGACGCTGACGGGCACGCTCGAGGAGCTGACCTCGGCGATCGTGGAGGATGACGCCTGGCTGAAGGTGGTCGTCCAGGGCCCGGGCCGGGCCGGGCTGGCCCAGACGGTACGGGAACTCCTCGGTCCCGGAGTGGTGGACGTCCGGGTCGAGTCACCCGCCTCGGATACCCGGAGGCGGAGCCTCGATCATCGCAGCCGGTCGCCGCAGGCGCTCTTCGGCGAATACCTCGAGTACGAGAACATCGAGGACCGCCGGGTCCGCGACCTTTTCGGGCAACTGCTGGACGAGCAGAACGACGCGCCGGTGGGGCCTGGCCTATGA
- a CDS encoding type II toxin-antitoxin system Phd/YefM family antitoxin translates to MERTWQMREAKARFSELLRKTLAEGPQIVTYRGVETAVVVPIEQWRRMERSTRRSIKEWLLAPEARTETLVPPREQSARRPLPAFD, encoded by the coding sequence ATGGAACGAACATGGCAAATGCGGGAAGCGAAGGCCCGGTTCAGCGAACTGCTCCGGAAGACCCTTGCCGAGGGTCCTCAGATCGTCACCTACCGCGGCGTGGAGACAGCGGTCGTAGTCCCGATCGAGCAGTGGCGCCGGATGGAGCGCTCCACACGACGGAGCATCAAGGAGTGGTTGCTCGCGCCTGAGGCACGCACCGAGACGCTGGTGCCACCAAGGGAGCAGTCCGCCCGTCGCCCACTGCCGGCATTCGACTAG
- a CDS encoding ATP-binding protein, translating to MAVTTACHNRLVTNQTVGRVLGTDDSTPLEFWVAVANGEHLQLDDIVALDRILPTGEVISIYGIVGQVRARHEGARFDSDVFLIADGVLPADVSEAAQIQVTRVVPETFVPPLPGAEVRKAVDEERDEALDMVDVEHRLPAGLTRDGQPVVLDLEFIDGTKGAHVNISGISGVATKTSYATFLLYSLFNSGVLGAAATNTKGLIFNVKGEDLLFLDHRNTRLDEAERARYALLGLEAGPFRSMRVLAPPRKGDPNGTPATGARTTGVRPLYWTVAQFCEQGLLPFLFADAEDERQQYTIVVQSVTAQLQRCARQSDTSDGGVRIDGRTARTFPQLVTIICDKLLPEDPDEDADPQWTGRSIYTGTINAFVRRLSSSERHVAHLIRADIDDAKTHAIDLDSQQVTVVDLHMLHDRAKRFVVGVVLRQAFEAKEAAGTAEPLQFVVLDELNKYAPRDSSSPIKEILLDVAERGRSLGMILIGAQQTASEVERRVVSNSAVRVVGRLDAAEAGREQYGFLPAVQRQRATILKPGSMFVSQPRLPVPVLLEFPFPAWATRVAEADLGGGRSDQPADPFDGLT from the coding sequence ATGGCCGTCACAACCGCATGTCATAATCGGCTGGTGACGAATCAGACAGTGGGAAGGGTGCTCGGCACCGATGATTCGACTCCGCTCGAGTTCTGGGTAGCGGTCGCGAACGGTGAGCATCTACAGCTTGACGACATCGTGGCGCTCGACCGGATCCTGCCGACCGGCGAGGTCATCTCGATCTACGGGATCGTCGGGCAGGTACGGGCGCGTCATGAAGGAGCTCGGTTCGACTCGGACGTCTTCCTGATCGCCGATGGTGTCCTGCCGGCAGATGTGTCGGAGGCAGCCCAGATCCAGGTCACCCGGGTCGTACCGGAAACGTTCGTACCACCGCTGCCGGGCGCCGAGGTACGGAAGGCAGTCGACGAGGAGCGCGACGAGGCGCTCGACATGGTCGATGTCGAGCATCGGTTGCCGGCCGGCCTCACGCGCGACGGCCAGCCGGTGGTACTCGACCTCGAGTTCATCGACGGCACCAAGGGCGCCCACGTCAACATCTCGGGGATCTCCGGAGTCGCCACCAAGACCAGCTACGCGACGTTCCTGCTCTACTCGCTGTTCAACTCGGGTGTACTGGGTGCGGCCGCCACGAACACCAAGGGGCTCATCTTCAACGTCAAGGGCGAGGACCTGCTCTTCCTCGACCACAGGAACACCCGTCTCGACGAGGCGGAGCGGGCCCGCTACGCCTTGCTCGGGCTCGAAGCCGGACCGTTCCGGTCCATGAGGGTGCTCGCTCCACCGCGCAAGGGCGATCCCAACGGTACGCCGGCCACCGGGGCCCGTACCACAGGCGTCCGGCCGCTGTACTGGACGGTCGCCCAGTTCTGCGAGCAGGGACTCCTGCCGTTCCTGTTCGCCGATGCCGAAGACGAGCGCCAGCAGTACACCATCGTGGTGCAGTCGGTCACGGCCCAGCTGCAGCGTTGCGCCAGGCAGTCCGACACGTCCGACGGCGGCGTGCGGATCGACGGGAGGACGGCGCGCACCTTCCCCCAACTGGTCACGATCATCTGCGACAAGCTGCTTCCGGAGGACCCGGACGAGGACGCCGATCCGCAGTGGACCGGGCGGTCGATCTACACCGGCACGATCAACGCCTTCGTGCGCCGCCTCTCATCCTCGGAGCGGCATGTCGCGCATCTCATCCGAGCCGACATCGACGACGCCAAGACACACGCTATCGACCTCGACTCCCAGCAGGTGACCGTCGTCGACCTGCATATGCTCCATGACCGGGCGAAGCGTTTCGTGGTGGGCGTCGTGCTGCGGCAGGCGTTCGAGGCGAAGGAGGCCGCCGGCACCGCCGAGCCCCTGCAGTTCGTGGTCCTCGACGAGTTGAACAAGTACGCGCCCCGCGACTCGTCGAGCCCGATCAAGGAGATCCTGCTCGACGTGGCGGAGCGGGGCCGCAGCCTCGGGATGATCCTGATCGGCGCCCAGCAGACGGCCAGCGAGGTGGAGAGGCGGGTCGTCTCGAACTCCGCGGTCCGGGTGGTCGGCCGGCTCGACGCCGCCGAGGCCGGGCGCGAGCAGTACGGGTTCCTGCCGGCGGTGCAGCGGCAGCGGGCCACCATCCTCAAACCCGGTTCGATGTTCGTCTCCCAACCCCGCCTCCCCGTGCCCGTCCTGCTCGAGTTCCCGTTCCCGGCATGGGCCACGCGGGTGGCGGAGGCAGACCTGGGCGGAGGGCGGAGCGATCAACCTGCCGACCCCTTCGACGGGCTGACCTGA